A region of Halalkaliarchaeum desulfuricum DNA encodes the following proteins:
- a CDS encoding PH domain-containing protein: MKLSPVSIPYRAFQKASSLLIAAFFVVAAGTGGDVAGIPVVVPLAVGAILLAVGYEIAYYRRFEYEFTDDTFDIRSGVISRREREIPYRRIQNVDISRNVLQRLLGIAAVSLETAGGSSTEGSIRYVSPAEAKRLQSELQRRKRRVESDEPGVDDADPEPVEETELYSITPTELGLVGALSFDPRLLGLALFVASGSFPLLQQFLPQPEALLLSVTGLLVVAGLFVASWLLGVAIAVTNYYGFRLTRSGDEFRYERGLLRRFSGSIPSEKVQSITVQDNPLKRTFGYATLVIETAGYAPGGGGEGRGQQVAVPIARTDRIYRLANEVEEFGTPEFHQPPGRTRRRYAFRYSIGIGVLTAIAYGVDRYLGFDVPWLYVLALLVFVPAAAHLKWKHRGYWLGEDHLLTRNGFWRREIKAVPYYRIQNVIDTRTIFQRRWNIATVHADTAGTLSLTGSGAAAVDYDDGDADWLREELTDRLQDALQERREPQSRFEWIDLDSAGETFDRDEPSSREPT; encoded by the coding sequence GTGAAGCTGTCTCCGGTTTCGATCCCGTATCGAGCGTTCCAGAAGGCCTCGAGCCTTCTGATCGCGGCGTTCTTCGTCGTAGCCGCCGGCACCGGAGGCGACGTCGCCGGGATCCCGGTCGTCGTTCCCCTCGCAGTCGGGGCGATCCTGCTCGCGGTGGGGTACGAGATCGCCTACTATCGGCGCTTCGAGTACGAGTTCACCGACGACACCTTCGACATCAGGTCGGGCGTGATCTCGCGCCGCGAGCGGGAGATCCCGTATCGCCGGATTCAAAACGTCGATATCAGCCGGAACGTGCTCCAGCGGCTGCTCGGAATCGCCGCCGTGAGCCTAGAAACCGCCGGCGGCAGTTCGACGGAGGGGTCGATCCGGTACGTCTCCCCCGCGGAAGCAAAGCGACTGCAGTCGGAACTCCAGCGGCGAAAGCGCCGGGTAGAGTCGGACGAACCCGGAGTCGACGACGCCGATCCCGAGCCGGTCGAGGAGACCGAGCTGTACTCGATTACGCCGACCGAACTGGGGCTCGTCGGGGCGCTGTCGTTCGATCCGCGCCTGCTCGGGCTCGCGTTGTTCGTCGCGTCGGGGTCGTTTCCATTGCTCCAGCAGTTCCTCCCGCAGCCGGAGGCGCTGTTGCTGTCGGTCACTGGGCTGCTCGTCGTGGCCGGGCTGTTCGTCGCCTCCTGGCTGCTCGGGGTCGCGATCGCGGTGACCAACTACTACGGCTTCCGTCTGACCCGCTCGGGTGACGAGTTCCGGTACGAGCGGGGATTGCTGCGCCGGTTCAGCGGCTCGATCCCCTCCGAAAAGGTACAGTCCATCACGGTCCAGGACAACCCGCTAAAGCGGACGTTCGGCTACGCAACGCTGGTGATCGAGACCGCCGGCTACGCCCCCGGCGGTGGCGGGGAAGGTCGGGGCCAGCAGGTCGCGGTGCCGATCGCCCGGACGGACCGGATCTACCGGCTGGCCAACGAGGTCGAGGAGTTCGGTACCCCCGAGTTCCATCAACCGCCGGGACGCACCCGACGCCGGTACGCATTCCGGTACAGCATCGGGATCGGCGTACTGACGGCGATCGCGTACGGCGTCGACCGGTATCTCGGGTTCGACGTGCCCTGGCTGTACGTGCTCGCTTTGCTCGTGTTCGTTCCGGCGGCGGCACACCTCAAGTGGAAACACAGGGGGTACTGGCTCGGCGAGGATCACCTCCTCACGCGCAACGGCTTCTGGCGGCGGGAGATCAAGGCGGTGCCGTACTACCGGATCCAGAACGTGATCGACACCCGGACGATCTTTCAGCGACGATGGAACATCGCGACGGTCCACGCCGACACGGCCGGCACACTCTCGCTGACCGGGAGCGGCGCGGCCGCCGTCGACTACGACGACGGGGACGCCGACTGGCTTCGCGAAGAGTTGACCGATCGGCTCCAGGATGCGCTACAGGAGCGACGGGAGCCCCAGTCGAGGTTCGAGTGGATCGACCTGGATTCGGCCGGAGAGACGTTCGATCGCGACGAACCCAGCTCCCGCGAGCCGACGTGA
- a CDS encoding VOC family protein, protein MSGIVFFATERHDAVVDFYTQTVGAVVWLEQPDCTILEYTAGAGDDAFRFAFCSRDRTDDCGILTFVYDSREAVDRMHDRVGDAALEQPHENERYRIYQFFAEDPDGRTAEFQTFLHDVRW, encoded by the coding sequence GTGTCAGGAATCGTTTTCTTTGCCACGGAGCGCCACGATGCCGTCGTCGACTTTTATACCCAGACCGTCGGCGCGGTCGTCTGGCTGGAACAACCCGACTGCACGATCCTCGAGTATACGGCCGGGGCAGGGGACGACGCGTTCCGGTTCGCCTTCTGTTCCCGGGACCGAACCGACGACTGCGGGATCTTGACGTTCGTGTACGACTCTCGGGAGGCCGTCGACCGGATGCACGACCGGGTCGGCGACGCCGCCCTGGAACAGCCCCACGAGAACGAGCGCTACCGGATCTACCAGTTCTTCGCAGAGGATCCGGACGGGCGGACCGCGGAGTTCCAGACGTTCCTTCACGACGTCAGGTGGTAG
- the guaB gene encoding IMP dehydrogenase: MERDVSGGEPFSEKLRVPEALTFDDVLLRPAESRVEPDEADVSTRVSKNVEVNVPVLSAAMDTVTESELAIAMAREGGLGVLHRNMTDDEMVEEIQRVKRAHELVIRRENVVTARPDQTVREVDEMMEREGVSGAPIVDEDDTVLGIISGTDIRPYLEVGESDAVREAMTDEVITAGEDVTAREALELMYDYKIERVPIVDEQNRLVGLVTMQGILQRREHEHAARDEDGRLRVGAAVGPFDAERARAADEAEVDVIFIDCAHAHNLNVLDTAREIKAEVDADVVVGNIGTREAAEACVDFADGVKVGIGPGSICTTRVVSGAGMPQITAVAEVADVAARHDTPVIADGGIRYSGDAIKAIAAGADAVMLGSYFAGTEEAPGRIITMNGKKYKQYRGMGSVGAMKSGGGDRYLKDAEDDEEFVPEGVEAATPYKGTLASELYQLVGGMRSGMGYVGAETIPQVKTEARFVRVSTAGQTEGHPHDVMITDEAPNYSPDR, from the coding sequence ATGGAGAGAGACGTTTCCGGCGGCGAACCCTTCTCGGAGAAACTCCGCGTTCCGGAGGCACTGACGTTCGACGACGTGCTGCTTCGACCCGCAGAGAGCCGGGTCGAACCGGACGAGGCAGACGTGAGCACCCGGGTCTCGAAGAACGTCGAGGTGAACGTGCCCGTCCTGTCGGCGGCGATGGACACGGTGACTGAAAGCGAACTCGCGATCGCGATGGCCCGCGAGGGCGGGCTCGGCGTGCTCCACCGGAACATGACCGACGACGAGATGGTCGAGGAGATCCAGCGCGTCAAACGGGCCCACGAGCTGGTGATCCGGCGAGAGAACGTCGTCACTGCGCGTCCCGATCAGACGGTCCGCGAGGTCGACGAGATGATGGAGCGGGAGGGCGTCTCGGGCGCCCCGATCGTCGACGAGGACGACACCGTGCTCGGGATCATCTCCGGCACCGACATCCGGCCGTACCTGGAGGTCGGCGAGTCAGACGCCGTCCGGGAGGCGATGACCGACGAGGTGATCACCGCCGGCGAGGACGTCACCGCCAGAGAGGCGCTGGAACTCATGTACGACTACAAGATCGAGCGCGTCCCGATCGTCGACGAGCAGAACCGGCTCGTCGGGCTGGTGACGATGCAGGGGATCCTCCAGCGGCGCGAACACGAACACGCCGCCCGCGACGAGGACGGCCGGCTCCGGGTGGGCGCCGCAGTCGGCCCGTTCGACGCCGAGCGGGCCCGCGCGGCCGACGAGGCAGAGGTGGACGTGATCTTCATCGACTGTGCCCACGCACACAACCTCAACGTGCTCGACACTGCCCGGGAGATCAAAGCCGAGGTCGACGCCGACGTCGTCGTCGGCAACATCGGAACCCGCGAGGCCGCCGAAGCCTGCGTCGACTTCGCGGACGGCGTGAAGGTCGGCATCGGGCCGGGCTCGATCTGCACCACCCGCGTGGTGTCGGGGGCGGGGATGCCCCAGATCACCGCAGTCGCCGAGGTTGCCGACGTCGCAGCCCGCCACGACACCCCGGTGATCGCCGACGGCGGGATCCGGTACTCCGGGGACGCGATCAAGGCGATCGCCGCCGGCGCCGACGCCGTGATGCTCGGCTCCTACTTCGCGGGCACCGAGGAGGCGCCCGGTCGGATCATCACGATGAACGGCAAGAAGTACAAGCAGTACCGCGGGATGGGATCGGTCGGCGCGATGAAATCCGGCGGCGGCGACCGCTACCTCAAGGACGCGGAGGACGACGAGGAGTTCGTCCCCGAGGGGGTCGAGGCAGCGACACCGTACAAGGGGACGCTTGCTTCCGAACTCTACCAGCTGGTCGGCGGGATGCGGTCGGGGATGGGCTACGTCGGCGCGGAGACGATCCCGCAGGTCAAAACGGAGGCACGGTTCGTCCGTGTCTCGACTGCAGGACAGACCGAAGGCCACCCGCACGACGTGATGATCACCGACGAAGCGCCGAATTACAGCCCGGACCGGTAA
- a CDS encoding Lrp/AsnC family transcriptional regulator has translation MDRELLEVLASDARTSVDDIARQLDREPEAVAAAIEELEEAGVIKGYSAVIDWDAVDASTVRAIVELNVELDRETDYEEIADRIARFPEVKSLLLVSGNYDFAIEVEGKSMQAVSRFVSEQVAPVPEITQTVTHFVMETYKDGGFVFEDRDEDDRLSVSP, from the coding sequence ATGGACCGCGAACTGCTCGAGGTACTCGCCTCCGACGCCCGCACGTCGGTCGACGACATCGCCCGCCAACTCGACCGCGAACCCGAGGCGGTCGCGGCCGCAATCGAGGAACTCGAGGAGGCCGGCGTCATCAAAGGGTACAGCGCTGTCATCGACTGGGACGCCGTCGACGCCTCCACGGTGCGGGCGATCGTCGAACTGAACGTCGAACTCGACCGCGAAACCGACTACGAGGAGATCGCCGACCGGATCGCCCGGTTTCCGGAGGTGAAATCGCTGCTTTTGGTCTCCGGTAACTACGACTTCGCGATCGAGGTCGAAGGGAAATCGATGCAGGCAGTCTCCCGATTCGTCTCCGAACAGGTGGCTCCCGTGCCGGAGATCACCCAGACGGTGACTCACTTCGTGATGGAGACGTACAAGGACGGCGGCTTCGTCTTCGAGGACCGCGACGAGGACGACCGCCTTTCGGTGTCACCATGA
- a CDS encoding pyridoxal phosphate-dependent aminotransferase, whose protein sequence is MGNEPTDSSAFGNRLSERAATLSESGIRRYFELAEERDDVISLGVGEPDVSAPWGARVAAIESLERGRTSYTANRGLLELRERVAEYLTRWGLSYDPGEELLVTTGASEAVDLALRALVDPGDVVAVHQPTYISYGPGVELAGGEMLPVPTRAADEFALTPEVLSAAGAEEADVLVLCYPNNPTGATMSREQLARVAAFCREHDLLVVSDEIYAALTYDGGHASIASFSGMRERTLVVNGFSKAYAMTGLRLGFAAGPPEIVDAMTRIHQYTMLSAPTTAQYAALEALSSCGDEVDRMRREYDRRRRYVHSRFEEMGMDCFEPTGAFYAFPDCGEDDEAFAEALLEEQGVAVVPGRVFGAGGEGHLRVSYATGMNELKTAMNRIETFLVSR, encoded by the coding sequence ATGGGGAACGAACCGACCGACAGCTCCGCGTTCGGCAACCGACTCTCCGAGCGTGCGGCGACCCTCTCCGAGTCGGGTATCCGTCGGTACTTCGAACTCGCCGAAGAGCGGGATGACGTCATCTCGCTGGGTGTCGGCGAGCCCGACGTCTCCGCGCCGTGGGGCGCCCGGGTCGCCGCCATCGAGTCGCTGGAGCGCGGGCGCACCTCCTACACCGCCAACCGGGGACTCCTGGAACTGCGCGAACGGGTCGCCGAGTACCTGACCAGATGGGGGCTGTCGTACGACCCCGGCGAGGAGCTACTCGTCACGACGGGCGCCAGCGAGGCGGTCGATCTCGCGTTGCGCGCGCTCGTGGATCCGGGTGACGTCGTCGCCGTCCACCAGCCGACGTACATCTCCTACGGACCTGGCGTCGAGCTCGCCGGCGGCGAGATGCTCCCGGTACCGACGCGGGCGGCCGACGAGTTCGCGCTCACCCCCGAAGTGCTCTCGGCGGCGGGCGCCGAGGAGGCCGACGTGCTGGTGCTGTGTTATCCGAACAACCCGACCGGGGCGACGATGAGCCGCGAACAGCTCGCGCGGGTGGCGGCGTTCTGTCGGGAGCACGACCTGCTCGTGGTGAGCGACGAGATCTACGCTGCGCTCACCTACGACGGGGGACACGCCTCGATCGCGTCGTTTTCGGGGATGCGCGAGCGGACGCTGGTGGTCAACGGCTTCTCGAAGGCGTACGCCATGACCGGCCTGCGGCTGGGGTTCGCGGCGGGTCCGCCGGAGATCGTCGACGCGATGACGCGGATCCACCAGTACACGATGCTGTCGGCGCCGACGACCGCACAGTACGCCGCACTCGAGGCGCTGTCGAGTTGTGGAGACGAGGTCGACCGGATGCGTCGGGAGTACGACCGTCGCCGGCGCTACGTCCACAGCCGGTTCGAGGAGATGGGGATGGACTGTTTCGAGCCGACCGGCGCCTTCTACGCGTTCCCCGACTGCGGGGAGGACGACGAGGCGTTCGCGGAGGCGCTGCTCGAAGAACAGGGGGTCGCCGTCGTGCCCGGCCGGGTGTTCGGCGCCGGCGGCGAGGGACATCTGCGGGTCTCGTATGCGACGGGGATGAACGAACTGAAAACCGCGATGAATCGGATCGAAACGTTCCTCGTCAGTCGCTGA
- a CDS encoding PH domain-containing protein: protein MNRLHPRIQFVWALRSLLLAALAAVPTGVGYVYFGLSQYVAAAVPGAVLLVGIVFAVARYRRWGYEIREDDIYLERGVITQVRTVVPLVRIQHVDSRRGPIERATGLASCVVYTAGSRGADVRIPGLTPEKADQLRERLKRLAIRAEGEDAV from the coding sequence ATGAATCGACTACATCCGCGGATACAGTTCGTCTGGGCGCTCCGTTCGCTCCTTTTGGCTGCGCTCGCTGCGGTCCCGACCGGTGTCGGATACGTATACTTCGGGCTGTCACAGTACGTTGCGGCCGCCGTTCCGGGAGCAGTGCTGCTCGTGGGAATCGTCTTCGCAGTCGCCCGCTACCGACGGTGGGGGTACGAGATCCGCGAGGACGACATTTACCTCGAGCGGGGAGTGATCACCCAGGTCCGCACCGTCGTTCCCCTGGTTCGGATCCAGCACGTCGACTCCCGCCGGGGGCCGATAGAGCGCGCCACGGGTCTGGCGAGTTGTGTCGTCTACACCGCCGGCTCACGGGGAGCGGACGTCCGGATCCCCGGACTGACGCCCGAGAAAGCCGATCAGCTCCGCGAACGATTGAAGCGGCTCGCGATCCGGGCCGAGGGGGAGGACGCGGTGTGA
- a CDS encoding TrmB family transcriptional regulator, with product MDTADLRRALEEAGLSQYQADAYTALLRLGSASATEVADACDVPSARIYDVLGDLEERGYVETYDQERLRAQACNPDDVLEDLRNRADRLATAAEEIENRWEQPDLEEHRVSIVKRFDTVFDRATRLVSEAENEVQVAVTPDGYEELEPALRSAHESGALVKVSIHTGRGEGATALPDEERFDGAVTEIRHRQLPTPFLALVDRTVTCFSPHRESLNEYGVLVDDHTLSYVFHWYFRTCLWEVWPVVYDDRNIEPPISYTDIRRFVRECEPLLAEGAEITVRVEGYATETGRSMTVEGILRDLAYVGDSTGRDIPLSHLAGQVTVYLERTDGTDGSEHATEPGVGSLESVSVGGWGAVIEDIEARRLTVTAIEGDERESQREPSGRNSRPLDATGATK from the coding sequence ATGGACACCGCTGACTTGCGCCGCGCGCTCGAGGAGGCGGGCCTGTCGCAGTATCAGGCAGACGCCTACACGGCCCTCCTGCGGCTCGGCTCCGCGAGCGCGACTGAGGTAGCCGACGCCTGTGACGTCCCCAGCGCCCGTATCTACGACGTCCTCGGCGACCTCGAGGAACGTGGCTACGTCGAGACGTACGATCAGGAGCGTCTCAGAGCCCAGGCGTGTAATCCCGACGACGTGCTCGAGGACCTCCGCAATCGGGCGGACCGCCTCGCGACCGCCGCCGAAGAGATCGAAAACCGGTGGGAACAGCCCGATCTCGAGGAGCACCGTGTCAGCATCGTAAAGCGGTTCGACACGGTGTTCGATCGCGCCACGCGCCTCGTCTCGGAGGCGGAAAACGAGGTGCAGGTCGCCGTGACCCCCGACGGGTACGAGGAGCTCGAACCGGCACTCCGGTCCGCCCACGAGTCGGGCGCGCTGGTGAAAGTGTCGATCCACACCGGACGCGGGGAGGGCGCCACCGCGCTGCCGGACGAGGAGCGGTTCGACGGCGCAGTCACCGAAATCCGCCACCGACAGCTCCCGACGCCGTTTCTCGCGCTCGTCGACCGGACGGTCACCTGCTTTTCTCCGCACCGCGAGTCCCTGAACGAGTACGGCGTCCTGGTCGACGACCATACCCTCTCGTATGTGTTCCACTGGTACTTCAGGACCTGCCTGTGGGAGGTGTGGCCCGTCGTCTACGACGACCGGAACATCGAACCCCCGATTTCCTACACCGACATCCGTCGGTTCGTCCGGGAGTGCGAGCCGTTGCTGGCGGAGGGAGCAGAGATAACCGTCCGCGTCGAGGGCTACGCCACCGAAACCGGACGGTCGATGACCGTCGAGGGAATTTTGCGTGACCTCGCGTACGTCGGTGACTCGACCGGTCGAGACATCCCGTTGAGTCATCTCGCAGGGCAGGTGACGGTGTATCTCGAACGGACGGATGGTACAGACGGATCCGAACACGCCACCGAGCCCGGCGTCGGGAGCCTCGAGTCGGTCTCGGTGGGCGGCTGGGGTGCCGTAATCGAGGACATCGAGGCACGGCGGTTGACCGTCACCGCGATCGAAGGCGACGAGCGCGAGAGCCAGCGGGAACCGTCAGGACGTAACAGTCGGCCTCTCGACGCCACGGGGGCGACGAAATGA
- a CDS encoding antitoxin VapB family protein: MSTPTSTHDGAADKQIRISDRVKRRLDRHRRKGESYNDVLERLLSQDTDADFSDGFGMLSDEEADWIREKRDEAKENRTRRMRRRSEET; this comes from the coding sequence ATGTCAACGCCAACGTCGACACACGATGGAGCCGCGGACAAACAGATCCGAATCAGCGATCGGGTAAAGCGACGTCTCGATCGACATCGTCGAAAAGGGGAGTCGTACAACGACGTTCTGGAGCGGCTCCTTTCGCAGGATACCGACGCCGACTTCTCCGATGGGTTCGGAATGCTCTCGGATGAGGAAGCCGACTGGATTCGCGAAAAGCGGGATGAAGCCAAAGAGAACCGAACGCGTCGGATGCGACGGCGCAGCGAGGAGACATGA
- a CDS encoding HalX domain-containing protein: MSEEAPLVLIVEDEPDLADLYAAWLSSDYRVRTAYGGQEALDELDEEIDIVLLDRRMPGVSGDEVLEEIRGRGLDCRIAMVTAVEPDFDIVEMGFDDYLVKPVAKEELYETVESLLTRSSYDEGVQKLYALASKKALLESEKGSAELEDSKEYQQLERELEQLRSELGETLDSFGDHEEFVGVFRDLERDADVDPFEE, from the coding sequence ATGAGTGAGGAAGCCCCGCTCGTGCTCATCGTCGAGGACGAGCCCGATCTTGCGGATCTGTACGCCGCGTGGCTTTCGAGTGACTACCGCGTGCGCACCGCCTACGGCGGACAGGAAGCGCTCGACGAACTCGACGAGGAAATCGACATCGTCCTGCTCGACCGCCGGATGCCCGGCGTCTCGGGCGACGAGGTGCTCGAGGAGATCCGGGGGCGAGGCCTCGACTGCCGGATCGCGATGGTGACCGCCGTCGAACCTGATTTCGACATCGTGGAGATGGGGTTCGACGACTACCTGGTCAAGCCGGTCGCGAAAGAGGAGCTGTACGAAACAGTCGAATCACTGCTGACGCGGAGCAGCTACGACGAGGGCGTCCAAAAACTGTACGCGCTTGCCTCGAAGAAGGCGCTACTGGAGTCGGAGAAGGGCTCCGCCGAACTCGAGGACAGCAAGGAGTATCAGCAGCTCGAACGGGAGCTCGAACAGCTGCGTTCGGAACTCGGGGAGACCCTCGACTCCTTCGGCGACCACGAGGAGTTCGTCGGCGTCTTCCGAGATCTCGAACGCGACGCCGACGTCGATCCGTTCGAGGAGTGA